In Dryobates pubescens isolate bDryPub1 chromosome 19, bDryPub1.pri, whole genome shotgun sequence, the sequence GTGGAGACAGGGATATCGTTTTAGATAGGTGCCGTCCGACGTAAATCACCCGCTGGGACACCACCGctaccctccctccccctccccacccggCTCCTCGGACAACCTCTATCGCTTCCAGATAATGCAGCGAGGGAAGCTTCGGGCGGAACCGGGAAAACAGTGCGACTCGTCCGCTCCACCGTGAAGCCTGTGCGTGAACGGGGCCAGAGGTTGAACCGctccccccctgcagggcaccCCGACAAGGGTTCCGAGACCCGTCAGGGTAAACGAGCGCCGAAGCGAGAATAGTGCAACACTTTACCCTCTCCGGGTCGCCTCGCTGCTCTGCGTCGCAACCTCTCGGTGAGCCCGGGGGAAGCGTTGCCCGGACAGAGCATAGGCTTAGATAACCCCCGGTGCGGAAAAGTTCCCTACGAGGGCACGAAGCAGCCGGGATTTTTCCTGAGAGCCACATCGGCGTATTGTAATAGCCACAAAGCAGTGATTCGCTGCGATTAGGGGTAATATAATTTCCAGCTGCACAATATTAATGAGACTCTCACAACCAGGGGAAAACTTTCAGCGGAAGGTAACGGGTTTATTTGCTTCGCGttaagggagaggggggggaaaaaaatagaaaaaaggcATCAGCATCATCAGCCCCCACACCTGCGGCGCTACCGGGGGCACCCCGCGGCGGCCCCGTGCGGGAGCCGCCTCATGGCTCCTTGCGCGGACCGGTCTCAGGGCGGGGGAGGGCACAGAGCTATCGCCATTTCCCTTGCAACATGgtaatttttgttttcccttctttttctttgctcgTTTTTTCCCCTTGCCACGGTGATGTGAGGCAGGAGGCCCCCACTCAGCTTGCCAGTACCTGTCGCTTTGGATGCGCGTTCCCGGGCGGAGGGGCGCTGGGCCGCGGTGTCGCAGCCAGCCGTGAGCCGCGGGGCCAGGCCTCGCCAGCGCAACGGGCAGGGAGCGGTTAAAGGCTTCAGGGGAAAGTAATAAAGTGTCTCATATCGAGAGGAGCGCGCAGCCGGAGGATCCGGTATTTGGGGTGTCTTGGGCAGCTTATAACTCCAAGTGAAAACAAACCGAGTGCCTTCCGTTATTAACTCTTCTCCATAGATTTCAATTGTTTGCTCGTACGGCTCCTGGTGAGcggctgcaggtgctgaggcTCCCCATGAACGCCCGGTGAGCTGCTGGCGGGGGCCGGCCCGCGCCCTTCTCTGCTGCGAGGCGCGAATCACGATATGAGCCAGTCGGCAGCCGCGGAGGTAAAGACGTTCCGGGCCCCGCAATGCCAGATGAGCAGGTCCTGACACGTGGCTGATGTGCTCCGTCTGGAAACGGCCATCTCCGACTTGCACAGAGCCCGAGCCGGCCCCGTTCCCCTCCGCGGGGCGAGGCGCGGCGCAGCCGGGCGGGGCCGCGCAAAGGCCGCCCCGGTCAGGGATACCCTGCCGCCACGCCGGGCTGTTTCCAGGGTAGAACCCGAGAATAAAGCGAAAAGCGTTGCTTATTGTGCTCCCATCAACCGTCCTTTGGAGCTCATGACGTTCCTTGCCTAGAGCTGGGGACTGGCGCGACCCCGCCGCAGCCGGCGCCGCGCCGCGGCACGCACAGAGCCCACGGGGGACGTTTCACCGGTTTATTTCACGTTAAAGTTTAGATACAATCAAAATCCTCATACGCACCTTTTAATAAAAGTAGTAATCTTTTAGAATACTGCAAAATTATAGCATTTACATCTTTTAAAGGCggtaaacaaaataataatagcaaATAAATAATACTGGCATCGAAGTATACATGGTCAGGTATTTTTAGACGGCCGTATAAAATGCGATCCGGTGTATAGAGTATCATACAGATAAATCCTATAAACAAGCGGAGATAAGTCGTCGGGAAACTTCCTAGCGACGGATCCGCCTGGGTGCCGGCTCTGCCCACGGGGCTTTGCGGAGCCGCGGAGACCTGCGCAGGGCTCGCAGGCAGAGCGGGAGTTGCGCTGGGCTGCGCGGCTGCGGGGCATCCCCTGCCTCACCGGCGCAGCCTCGGGACCACGCCaagcctcctccccccacctgcCTCGATTGAGGAACCTTATTTCTggttaagaaaaataaaattcccGTTTAAACTTTATTGAATTAAagcaaaaattaattttcaataTTCACACATATATTACAGAGTAATAGTAAAAGTTCAATATACTTCCTGGCATTTAGTTGGGCCACATTGTACAAGAGCAAAACAAGCATCAAAACATTTAGCAGCCTTAAATGTCACAATCACTCAGAATTACATAGAAATATTGAAATACTCTAGTCAGCCTTGGCTGTGAATAGTTCTTCATGTAGAAATTTTTCCTTTGCCAGCCAGTACAGAGCAAGAATTGCATTTTCCCTTACATCATGGCATCCATGTTTTCAAAAatactttcctcttttttttaaagtcaaacTCGGAGAAAGAGTCAAGATTAAcatgttttaaaaacaaaactacaAAATATGCTGTAGAAGACAATGAAAAAAATCTAAAGTCTACTGTGAGGCAGAAACCATGGGGAACCAATGGCACAATGGGAACCAGTGACACAGAGAGGGGAACTAATTttgtgggagaagagagaagaataaAAATGGGTGGTTGATCAATTATAGGGTCTCCTGCCTGTTGGCTGCAACGCAACAAAAATAAGTAGTAACTCTTCAAAGCAGATGTATGCAAACCTAAGCAGGATTTAGCTTCTTTAATATTTGAATGTAAAAAGTCTGCTATCCACAACTCTTTAAACCCAGCTATGACTTGGGAATTGTGAGAGATCTCTCCTTTTTCTTGGATGAAAGATATTTAAAGCGGGAACACTAGAAATCCAGAGAATGTTGAATACTTCCAGCCTCCCATCAAGTTTCCTCTCTCCAGTTTTAGATAAGCTCTGTCTCCTTTCTCCATCTGAATCAGGACTCCATTGCTAGCAGCTTCTCGGGTCACATCTTGGTCTCCTGCAAAGGCAGAAATCACTGGCCACCCATTTAGCATCAAACTCACCTAAAGAGCAAGATAAAACAAAGCCCTCCGTCAATTAAAGTCAGACAAGGACACCACCAGGGCTCACCTAGCAGGTGAAATGCTTAGTTAAGAGAGGGCTTCTTTTGACAGCTGAAACTCCAGCCCCATAAAAATGAAATATCAATCCAAACCCAGCTAAGGCATGTACTCTGAAGGAAGAAGCTTTTCACCGCTGTTTTAGACAGACAACCACATCAAAACACTCAGTGCATATAAAACAGGACATTGATCCTATTTTGAAGAATTTCAATAGGGTGCCTGTGTTTTCAGGCAATGAAAAGAGGTCTGCTCATACTTATTGAAGGATGGCTTTATGTGAAACCTCAGAGACAGCAAGTAGCAGAGCCACAGCCGCTGGAGTCGGCGCGTTTGAAGTGTATTCAAGAGGTAGTTCTCCTTTGTTAGGCAGCAAAGACAATATGCCACAACAGAGTCAATAAGCTCGGCTCAGCTCACACTAATGATCCCAGGACTGCGCACCCAACATTAATAACACACTACCTGCCCAATCCAGATGTGTGAAGCAGCTTATGCCAGAACGGTGTTATATAGCTGTACACTTACCTCTGCAATGTGCATTGCTACAGAGACACATTTCTTGTCTAGGTTATGCTACCTGGCTTCAGGATGGTAATATATTATCGCTGTGTAGAGGTGTGTATGCATTGAACAACATATACAAGGCCCGGACAGGGTACATGAATACATGCCCTCAGCGCTATATTCACTATCGTATCCATGCCATTGGCACCTCCCTGCACACCAAATCCCTGTGAGACTTTCTGCCACCAAAGGGCGGATGAGGAGCCCACTGGGGGTCGCGGTTCCCCCGGGCTCTGTGTTGGAATGATCTCCGCGGCGCTCCGCGTCTCGGGACAGCCCGGCGTCCCGGGCAGGTTGGGAGGCGACGGCTCTCACCTCCCGTCCCTGGACGACTCCTGCGGGCAAGGGCCAGGCAGAGGCCTGGTGGGGCTATGCGGCCCTTCGGGACCCTCCCTCTGGTGGGGAAGTGCCCGGAGATATGCGCTCCCGGCAGCGGCTCGTGGGcctgcccccgccccgccgcccgcaGGGCTCCCGTCCCCGCCGGGCCGCGGACACGAACCGCTCCCTCCCACGGTGCCCGCGGAGCAAAGCGACGGCGCTTGTGCCTGACCTGGATGGTTTGCCTGTTGTACACTTTCACCACGTGAAAATTGAAACTGTAAATCCCTTTCCTAGGCGCGATAAAAGTGCTCCGCTCCGAGTCGAAGTTGCTGCCGATATTCACTAGTACCTGGAAGGGAAGGGCACCGTCAGCACCTCTGTGGGGGCCGCCGTCGCCACCCAGCTCCGATGCCCGCGGCCGCGCCTGGCCCCCAGCGCCCTCCTCTTCCCGCGGGCAGGGCCCTGCGGGGCGgcgcagccccagcccggcccggccccaccacctcccccggcaacTTCTGTCCTGACGCTGCGGTGCGCCCGGAGCCCCGACGTCGCTTCGCACCTGGTCGAAGTAGATGATCATGGTGCGGTTGCTCATCTCGGAGGGTTCGTGGTTGGTGCTGCGGATAGCGGAGAAGGCGACCTTGGCGCTGCCGGAGCGCACGGAGATGCCGAGCGCTGTACCGGTGGGGTCGGAGGTGGGGTTGGAGTCGCACACCACGAGGCACTTCCCCTCCAGCACGATGGGCTCTGTCTCGTTCTGCCCGCACGCCAGCCACGCCGCGCCCAGCAGAAGCCCCAGCGCCAGCCCCGAGCCCCACATGGCGCCGCGTTCCCTTTGCTCCGCGCCGCTCCGCGCCGGGCGGCACGTCCCTGCTCCGCTCCGCTCGCTCCTTGCCCCGCCGCTGCTCTCAGAGCGGGGCCAAGCGCGCCCCGCCGGGTGGAAAGCGGCCGCGAGGAGGCAGGGGAGCGCCGGCACACATAGCGCGGTAAGGGGCGGGGTAGCGCGGTGAGGGGCGGGGTGGCGCGGAGCGCTGCGGTGCGGAGCCGAGCGGTGCGGAGCCGCCCGCCGCGCCGCGCGGAGCTGAACAAGGCTGCAGGAGGCGGCGGCGCTGCCGGGGCTGCCGGCGAGCACAAAGACAGAGCGGGGCGGGGCCCCGCCTCCCCACCGGCCCTGCGCTGGCGTCAGCGCCCCGCGCCCGCCCACGTCGCGCGCGGCCCAACCGGCGCCCGGcgctcgccgccgccgccaaTGGCCGCGCAGTCCGTCTCCTGCCACCTGACGCCGCGGCTTTTGTTAGGCGGCGCGGGagcaggtgcccagcagccGCCCGCGCCGCACCGCGCAGCACCGTACCGCGCAGCACCGCACCGCGCAGGTAGGAGCTCCGGGGCGCGGCGGGGAGCTCGAGGCAGGAGAATCCCCGCGGAGCTGATCGAGGCCCGGGGTGCCGGCCACAGCCTGGCTATGGGCGTAGGGGGCGGAACGAGGCCGCGGCTCTCCGCTTTCCTCCTGGGCGAGGAACGCTGAGAGGAGATGCGCTGCAGCGCAGCAAAGGCCTGCTGCTGTGTTCGAGCAGAAGTAGCATCACCGGGTGTGCTCCGAGCCGCGGGCAGGTCCGCTCCCCCGCGCCCTCCCCGCCGGAGATCGCGCCGAGGGATGGGATGCAGAGGGTCTCCCTTCACGGGGTTGTCCCATCTCCACTGCCTTCTTCAGCCGCCTCGTTCGCATCCCGGCGAGGTACAAAACGCAGCGCCTTCGGCAACGCTTCCCGAGCAAGAAACTGAGAGCACAGTTGAGACTTTTCGGGCCGTCAGAGCACACGGTTGTGAGGGCAGGTCACTCCCCTTGGTGCCCGTCCCGCCAGTGCTTCGTGCCCGCGGATGGCTCCAGCCGGGAGCCCGCTTTTAGGGCCCTTGGTACGACGTAAAGAACAAAGATTGCTGTGTCCTGATGGGCATTTAAGCAATGTTCATTCCGGATGGTGCTGTCAAAAAAACAGCACCATGGGATGGGATTGCAAAACCGGATGGGATTGCAAAAAGAGATTTACCAATGAACCGTTAGAAACAAACTACTGGGAAGTGATTTTCTAACTGGCAGATCGGTTTGCAAAATTAAACTTACATTCAGAGATCAAACCTCACGTGGAGTTTGTGGCATCCTGTCTGGGAAAGTGAACAGCATCCAAGAGTGGGTTCCAGTGCAAATCATTATGAACTTTGGTAAAGgctttaaattattttactgTGCTCCTCCGACTGTGTGGTTCGTAAGGTTTTACCCAGAAAATTGATCTATCTTCTACAAATAAAACTTGATTGATGTTGCTGCGCAGCTAAGTTAACCGCGTCTGCGAAGTGTCAGTTTGCGGgtgggttgggactggctggcTCCGAGGGGACGGGAGGGACATCCAACCAATGGCGTCATACGCGGGGAAGAGCCGGACACTCCGCACTTTACCGGAGACATTCAGCAGTGAAATACTCTGGAAACCAACGTGGTGGCAAAATGATTATACAGGAAGGAAAGTGTTCCGGAAGAGATTGGAGAGGTagcaaaac encodes:
- the CBLN1 gene encoding cerebellin-1, with translation MWGSGLALGLLLGAAWLACGQNETEPIVLEGKCLVVCDSNPTSDPTGTALGISVRSGSAKVAFSAIRSTNHEPSEMSNRTMIIYFDQVLVNIGSNFDSERSTFIAPRKGIYSFNFHVVKVYNRQTIQVSLMLNGWPVISAFAGDQDVTREAASNGVLIQMEKGDRAYLKLERGNLMGGWKYSTFSGFLVFPL